A genomic region of Catalinimonas niigatensis contains the following coding sequences:
- a CDS encoding NAD(P)-dependent oxidoreductase, translating into MKNLDQNTTIGWIGTGVMGTSMLSLLQKQGYKSVVYNRTKKKAQSLVDAGAEWADSPQAVAEQAQVIFTIVGFPEDVREVYLGEKGVIQAAKEGSIVVDMTTTEPSLAREIYTEAKKKGVSAIDAPVSGGDVGAKNGTLSIMVGGDKEAVDIVMPLFEIMGKNIVYQGKAGNGQHTKMCNQITISGTMIGVCECLLYGYKAGLDLPTMLKSISGGAAACWTLDNLAPRIVNRNFDPGFYVEHFIKDMGIALVEANRMGLALPGLALVKQMYEAVKAQGHGKLGTQALMLGLEKLSNVENKK; encoded by the coding sequence ATGAAAAACTTAGACCAAAACACCACCATCGGCTGGATAGGCACTGGAGTAATGGGCACTTCCATGCTTTCACTTCTCCAAAAACAAGGCTACAAATCGGTAGTGTATAACCGCACTAAAAAGAAAGCTCAGTCATTAGTTGATGCCGGAGCCGAATGGGCAGATTCTCCTCAGGCAGTAGCAGAACAAGCCCAGGTGATTTTTACCATTGTAGGTTTTCCTGAAGATGTACGGGAAGTTTATCTGGGAGAGAAGGGTGTTATTCAGGCTGCTAAGGAAGGTAGTATCGTAGTGGATATGACAACTACTGAACCCAGTCTTGCTAGGGAAATTTATACAGAAGCCAAGAAAAAAGGAGTTTCTGCCATAGATGCTCCCGTATCGGGTGGAGATGTAGGCGCTAAAAACGGTACCTTGTCTATCATGGTAGGAGGAGATAAAGAGGCAGTGGATATCGTTATGCCGCTTTTTGAGATTATGGGAAAAAATATCGTCTATCAAGGCAAGGCGGGAAATGGACAGCATACCAAAATGTGTAACCAGATTACTATCTCAGGCACCATGATCGGTGTATGTGAATGTCTTCTCTATGGTTATAAAGCTGGTCTGGATCTGCCTACTATGCTTAAATCCATCAGCGGCGGTGCAGCAGCCTGCTGGACCTTAGACAACCTTGCTCCCCGTATCGTCAACCGTAATTTTGATCCCGGCTTTTATGTGGAACATTTCATCAAGGATATGGGTATTGCGTTGGTGGAAGCCAATCGCATGGGGCTGGCATTGCCCGGTCTGGCTCTGGTCAAACAAATGTATGAAGCGGTCAAAGCCCAGGGACACGGCAAATTGGGCACCCAGGCGCTGATGCTAGGTCTGGAAAAATTGTCTAATGTAGAAAATAAAAAATAA
- a CDS encoding sugar phosphate isomerase/epimerase family protein — MNLQFFCPRWGSEDLPYEVFFEKVKEAGYDGVEMALPLDEDERDEIVGLMKQFKLLLIGQHWECSLSATETYEPDYEKYLRNLAAVKPLFINSQSGKDFFAQAHNVQIIQLADRIARETGVKIVHETHRGKFSYAIGMMASYLKALPDLRLCADFSHWCVVSESLLEAPEQEAMLREVFPRVDHIHARVGFQQAPQVSEPKAPEFQEALDRHLAWWDSIVKMHIEQGKEYLTITPEVGPAPYMPQLPFVCEPLTNQWEANCFMMHLLRDHFA, encoded by the coding sequence ATGAACCTTCAGTTTTTTTGTCCGCGCTGGGGAAGTGAAGATTTGCCTTACGAAGTCTTTTTTGAAAAAGTAAAAGAAGCAGGCTATGATGGCGTGGAAATGGCGCTGCCGCTGGACGAAGATGAGCGGGATGAGATTGTAGGACTGATGAAACAGTTTAAACTGCTGTTGATTGGTCAGCATTGGGAGTGTAGCTTATCGGCAACAGAAACTTACGAACCGGATTATGAAAAGTACCTGAGAAATCTGGCAGCGGTAAAACCGCTCTTCATCAATTCTCAGAGTGGAAAGGATTTCTTCGCTCAGGCACATAATGTACAGATTATCCAACTTGCTGATCGGATCGCCCGGGAGACAGGAGTAAAAATCGTACATGAAACGCATAGAGGCAAATTTTCCTATGCCATTGGTATGATGGCTTCATACCTGAAAGCACTGCCTGATCTGCGGCTTTGCGCTGACTTTTCGCATTGGTGTGTAGTCTCTGAGTCGCTGCTGGAAGCTCCCGAACAGGAAGCGATGCTACGAGAAGTTTTCCCCAGAGTAGATCATATCCATGCCCGTGTCGGCTTTCAGCAGGCACCGCAAGTCTCCGAACCCAAAGCGCCGGAATTTCAGGAAGCCTTGGACAGACATTTAGCATGGTGGGATAGCATTGTGAAGATGCATATTGAGCAGGGAAAAGAGTATTTGACCATTACCCCGGAAGTTGGCCCTGCCCCTTATATGCCACAATTGCCCTTTGTCTGCGAGCCGCTTACCAATCAGTGGGAAGCCAACTGCTTTATGATGCATCTGCTCAGGGATCATTTCGCCTAG